The following proteins come from a genomic window of Bradyrhizobium paxllaeri:
- a CDS encoding DUF1801 domain-containing protein, with amino-acid sequence MKATARKKAAKRSAGRPSIAAANAAVEAVFSTYPGPVKAKLSALRQLIFDTAKTTNGVGALEETLKWGQPSYLTTESKSGSTIRIDQVKAEAGRYAVYFHCQTDLVETFRELYPELRYSGNRAILLDAGEKLPEKALRHCVALALTYHARKRKER; translated from the coding sequence ATGAAAGCTACGGCACGGAAGAAAGCGGCAAAGCGTAGCGCCGGCCGGCCGTCGATTGCGGCTGCGAATGCCGCGGTAGAAGCCGTCTTCAGCACCTATCCCGGTCCGGTCAAGGCGAAGCTATCGGCGCTGCGCCAGCTGATCTTCGATACCGCCAAGACGACCAACGGCGTCGGCGCGCTGGAAGAGACGCTGAAATGGGGTCAGCCGAGCTATCTCACGACCGAGAGCAAGAGCGGCAGCACGATCCGGATCGACCAGGTGAAGGCGGAAGCCGGCCGCTACGCGGTCTATTTCCACTGCCAGACCGATCTGGTCGAGACCTTTCGCGAGCTCTATCCGGAACTGCGCTACAGCGGCAACCGCGCCATTCTACTCGACGCCGGCGAGAAGCTTCCCGAGAAAGCGCTGCGCCACTGTGTGGCGCTGGCGCTGACGTATCATGCGAGGAAGCGGAAGGAGAGATGA
- a CDS encoding methyl-accepting chemotaxis protein codes for MFKIRSIAVRLILAISLTVAVACGILGTFSIIQQRSLTQLALDQQLKLQYDSVIAAIDYEGRAALAVSSVIAALPPVADALAKTDRDALGKLLGEALEPMKAQGIPLISFWRAPAISVYRVHAPKVFDDDASARRSTVVEAIKTGKSIVGVEPGREALSIFGMTPIVRDGKTLANVDVGAAFGKEFVDRAKKRFGIDLAVYSYDGKAFKKLSTTFGDEAVTTADELKGVFDGQPLRRDATIGGRPAALYLGQIKNYAGQPVGILEIIKDTTEYEAAAASSQRNLILGTVAILFGAIVLAFLLGRGLSRPLAAITAVMNRLSGGEIDVTIPGRERRDELGTMASAVDVFRRSMIEARGMREAQEATKQQAELEKKAMQRQMADRFETDVKSVVAAVAQATTDMQRVAGEIATSVNGTSHRAAAAAAASDEASASVNAVAAATEELASSVAEIGRQVTHSSQVADNAVIKAGQTTEMVSSLASAAEKIGDVLRLIGAIASQTNLLALNATIEAARAGEAGRGFAVVASEVKQLASQTAKATEEIAGQVAAIQSATGDCVKAIGGISDTIREISAIATTIAAAVEEQDSATREIARSVQQAATGTGEVSVNVSGASQSADQSRALADNVASATDQLGQQASALYKSVDTFLAGLRDAA; via the coding sequence CGGTGGCCGTCGCCTGCGGCATCCTCGGAACCTTCTCGATCATCCAGCAACGCTCGCTGACACAGCTCGCACTCGATCAGCAGCTCAAACTGCAATATGACAGCGTGATCGCCGCGATCGACTATGAGGGGCGGGCCGCGCTCGCGGTCTCATCCGTGATCGCAGCCCTGCCGCCTGTCGCTGATGCCCTCGCAAAGACCGACCGCGATGCATTGGGCAAGCTGCTCGGCGAGGCCCTGGAGCCGATGAAAGCGCAGGGCATCCCGCTGATCTCGTTCTGGCGGGCGCCTGCGATTTCCGTCTACCGTGTCCATGCGCCAAAAGTGTTCGACGACGATGCTTCCGCACGGCGCTCCACCGTGGTGGAAGCGATCAAGACCGGCAAGTCCATCGTCGGCGTCGAGCCCGGCCGCGAGGCGCTCTCGATCTTCGGCATGACGCCGATCGTGCGTGACGGCAAGACGCTGGCCAATGTCGACGTCGGCGCCGCCTTCGGCAAGGAATTCGTCGATCGCGCCAAGAAGCGCTTCGGCATCGACCTTGCGGTCTATTCATACGACGGCAAGGCCTTCAAGAAGCTGTCCACGACCTTCGGCGACGAAGCGGTTACGACCGCCGACGAGCTCAAGGGCGTGTTCGACGGCCAGCCGTTGCGCCGGGACGCCACGATTGGCGGCCGGCCCGCCGCGCTCTATCTCGGGCAGATCAAGAACTACGCCGGCCAACCGGTCGGCATTCTCGAGATCATCAAGGATACGACCGAGTATGAAGCAGCGGCGGCGAGCTCGCAGCGCAACCTGATCCTCGGTACGGTCGCCATCCTGTTTGGCGCGATCGTGCTGGCGTTCCTGCTCGGTCGCGGCCTGTCGCGTCCGTTGGCCGCGATCACGGCGGTCATGAACCGCCTTTCCGGCGGCGAGATCGACGTCACGATTCCCGGCCGCGAGCGCCGCGACGAACTCGGCACCATGGCGAGCGCGGTCGATGTGTTCCGCCGCAGCATGATCGAGGCGCGCGGGATGCGCGAGGCGCAGGAAGCCACCAAGCAGCAGGCTGAACTCGAGAAGAAGGCCATGCAGCGCCAGATGGCCGATCGCTTCGAGACCGACGTCAAGAGCGTCGTCGCCGCGGTCGCGCAGGCAACAACCGACATGCAGCGCGTGGCCGGCGAGATCGCGACCAGCGTGAACGGCACCTCGCACCGGGCCGCCGCCGCGGCGGCCGCTTCCGACGAGGCATCCGCCAGCGTCAATGCGGTTGCCGCCGCGACCGAGGAGCTGGCGTCCTCGGTGGCCGAGATCGGCCGCCAGGTCACCCATTCCAGCCAGGTCGCCGATAACGCCGTGATCAAGGCCGGACAGACCACCGAGATGGTGAGCAGCCTCGCCTCCGCGGCGGAAAAGATCGGCGACGTGCTTCGCCTGATCGGGGCGATCGCCAGCCAGACCAACTTGCTGGCGCTGAACGCGACCATCGAGGCGGCACGCGCCGGCGAGGCCGGCCGCGGCTTTGCCGTCGTCGCATCCGAGGTCAAGCAGCTTGCCAGCCAGACCGCGAAGGCGACCGAGGAAATCGCCGGGCAGGTCGCGGCGATTCAATCCGCGACCGGCGACTGCGTGAAGGCGATCGGCGGCATCAGCGACACCATCCGCGAAATCAGCGCTATTGCCACCACCATCGCCGCAGCCGTGGAAGAGCAGGATTCGGCGACGCGGGAAATCGCCCGCAGCGTCCAGCAGGCGGCCACCGGCACCGGCGAAGTCTCGGTCAACGTGAGCGGCGCCAGCCAGTCTGCCGACCAGTCGCGCGCCCTCGCCGATAATGTGGCGAGCGCAACCGACCAGCTCGGCCAGCAAGCGAGCGCGCTGTACAAGAGCGTCGACACGTTCCTGGCAGGCCTGCGCGACGCCGCTTAG